A single region of the Terriglobales bacterium genome encodes:
- a CDS encoding biotin--[acetyl-CoA-carboxylase] ligase — MEHNSGIPRNSTTRTRRSLRSVAAVRARDVGLTDARLGRVVRLLSDHAMVVVSGTKLAQEIAASRSEVWRLVQHLRRLGVRIAGRPATGYQIESVPDLLLPEFLAPALKGTIFADHIHHYFRVGSTNADAMQAAAGVTPDHGRARKPHAAAAPAPEGTVYVAEEQTAGRGRGGHGWHSARSAGIYCSAVLRPALPPADVLLLSLAAGLAVREAVEQVTGLRADLRWPNDLLLGGRKFCGILIEMNAETTRVRYAVVGFGMNVNQESFPASLDSLATSLRIESGRAWSRVELTSALLKSLDREYRTLADSAARAEIRRRFEQHSSSARGCRVRVEEDGGYEGFTEGLDERGFLRVRTESGLRTVLSGGVRKIE; from the coding sequence GTGGAGCATAATTCCGGTATTCCTCGCAACAGCACAACGCGGACGCGGCGGTCGCTGCGGTCAGTCGCCGCTGTGCGCGCGCGCGATGTCGGACTGACCGACGCTCGACTGGGGCGCGTGGTGCGGCTGCTCTCCGACCATGCCATGGTCGTGGTCAGCGGGACCAAGCTGGCGCAGGAAATCGCGGCCAGCCGTTCTGAAGTCTGGCGGCTGGTGCAGCACTTGCGCCGGTTGGGCGTGCGCATTGCCGGCCGCCCGGCGACGGGATACCAGATTGAAAGCGTCCCCGATCTGCTCTTGCCGGAATTCCTTGCCCCGGCGCTGAAGGGCACCATCTTCGCCGATCATATCCACCATTACTTCCGGGTTGGATCGACTAATGCGGACGCCATGCAGGCTGCGGCCGGCGTCACTCCTGACCACGGCAGGGCACGAAAGCCGCATGCGGCGGCAGCACCGGCGCCGGAAGGGACCGTGTACGTTGCCGAGGAGCAGACGGCGGGGCGCGGACGCGGAGGCCACGGCTGGCATTCGGCGCGGTCGGCGGGAATCTATTGTTCCGCGGTCCTGCGTCCTGCGCTGCCGCCGGCAGACGTGCTCTTGCTTTCGCTGGCCGCCGGCTTGGCGGTGCGCGAGGCGGTCGAACAAGTCACAGGCCTGCGTGCTGATCTGCGCTGGCCCAACGACCTGCTGCTGGGCGGCAGAAAATTCTGTGGCATCCTCATCGAAATGAATGCCGAGACCACGCGCGTGCGCTACGCCGTAGTCGGGTTCGGCATGAACGTCAACCAGGAGTCCTTTCCCGCCAGCCTCGATTCGCTCGCCACTTCCTTGCGCATCGAAAGCGGCAGGGCCTGGTCGAGGGTAGAGCTGACCTCGGCTTTGCTAAAATCCCTCGATCGCGAGTACCGCACCCTTGCCGATTCCGCAGCGCGCGCGGAAATACGGCGGCGCTTCGAGCAGCATTCTTCCTCGGCGCGCGGTTGCCGGGTGCGCGTGGAAGAAGACGGAGGCTACGAAGGCTTCACCGAAGGCCTCGACGAACGCGGATTCTTGCGGGTGCGAACCGAGAGCGGGTTGCGCACGGTGCTGTCAGGCGGAGTGAGAAAGATTGAGTAA
- a CDS encoding type III pantothenate kinase yields the protein MLLVLDVGNTNTVLGVFEATVGFDRDSEPARLLAHWRVATIKTQTVDEYGVLFRNLFAMAELEVAQVKGIVISSVVPPMDTTLREVCEQYFRTKPLFIEPGVKTGMPVHYDNPAEVGADRVVNGVAAYQKFGGPCIVVDFGTATTFDAISVKGEYLGGVIAPGIGISADALFEHTARLPRVDIRKPAKIIATNTVNSLQAGLFYGYLGLVDGILERLIAELGEKTKVVATGGLGSLIGAHSRFITEVDDLLTLEGLRLIWERNQATAAKKKSAK from the coding sequence ATGCTTCTCGTTCTTGATGTCGGCAACACGAACACGGTTTTGGGCGTCTTCGAAGCCACTGTCGGTTTCGACCGCGACAGCGAACCCGCGCGCCTGCTGGCGCACTGGCGCGTCGCCACCATCAAGACGCAGACCGTGGACGAGTACGGCGTGCTGTTCCGCAACCTGTTCGCCATGGCCGAACTGGAAGTCGCGCAGGTGAAGGGAATTGTGATCTCTTCGGTAGTGCCGCCCATGGACACCACGCTGCGCGAAGTCTGCGAACAATATTTCCGCACCAAGCCGCTGTTCATCGAGCCGGGGGTAAAGACCGGGATGCCGGTGCACTACGACAACCCGGCGGAAGTCGGCGCCGATCGCGTGGTCAACGGTGTGGCCGCTTACCAGAAATTCGGCGGGCCGTGCATTGTGGTGGATTTCGGCACCGCCACCACCTTCGACGCGATCTCCGTCAAGGGCGAGTACCTGGGCGGGGTGATCGCGCCCGGGATTGGCATTTCCGCGGATGCGCTTTTCGAGCACACGGCGCGGTTGCCGCGGGTTGACATACGCAAGCCCGCGAAGATTATTGCCACCAATACGGTGAACAGCCTGCAAGCCGGTTTGTTTTATGGCTATCTTGGCCTGGTGGATGGCATCCTGGAGCGGCTGATCGCGGAACTTGGCGAGAAGACCAAGGTGGTCGCTACCGGCGGTCTCGGCAGCCTGATCGGCGCGCACTCGCGGTTCATCACCGAGGTGGACGACCTGCTGACGCTGGAGGGCCTGCGCCTCATCTGGGAGCGCAACCAGGCGACCGCCGCGAAAAAGAAAAGCGCCAAGTAG
- the rlmD gene encoding 23S rRNA (uracil(1939)-C(5))-methyltransferase RlmD, translating to MELTIEKLIYGGDGLAHLPPDEHGKGKAVFVPFVLPAERVDVTLSDSKPGFARARLNHVLQPSPARIEPACPYFGQCGGCQYQQVPYEQQVRIKSEILRETLRRIAKLEFPGEIRAHPSLPWNYRNRSRMRVRTEPEFAIGYNRFASHALLSVRECPISSPLINRALAAVWKLGEAASIPAGVTEIEFFANAKDSELLLEVSVTPQRARELLPVGEFAQALRHELPNIVGVVPFRATANSSAVRIAGPKEQKANFGADCLRYRAAQAEYRVSAGSFFQANRFLLDEMVALVTDGRSGGFALDLYAGVGLFSLALAQNFRQVAAVESSESSFSDLRANLPRNAAAYRTDVQSFLTQVPSETRFDCVVLDPPRGGLGEKVARAVAAMKAQHLAYVSCDPATLARDLGILNAAGYRIREIHLLDLFPQTFHIETLVALER from the coding sequence TTGGAACTAACCATCGAGAAGCTGATCTACGGCGGCGACGGCCTGGCGCATCTGCCGCCCGACGAACACGGCAAAGGCAAAGCCGTTTTCGTTCCTTTTGTGCTTCCGGCCGAGCGCGTTGACGTCACCCTCAGCGACAGTAAGCCTGGATTTGCGCGTGCCCGGCTGAACCACGTGCTCCAGCCATCACCCGCGCGCATCGAGCCCGCCTGCCCCTACTTCGGCCAGTGCGGCGGATGCCAGTACCAGCAGGTGCCGTACGAACAGCAGGTACGGATCAAGTCGGAGATCCTGCGCGAGACGCTTCGCCGTATCGCCAAGCTGGAATTCCCCGGCGAGATTCGCGCCCACCCTTCGCTGCCTTGGAATTACCGCAATCGCTCGCGCATGCGCGTCCGCACCGAGCCCGAATTTGCCATCGGCTACAACCGTTTCGCGTCGCACGCGCTGCTCTCCGTGCGCGAGTGCCCCATCAGCTCGCCTCTCATCAATCGCGCTTTGGCGGCGGTATGGAAGCTCGGCGAAGCCGCGAGCATTCCCGCCGGCGTTACGGAAATCGAGTTCTTCGCCAATGCCAAAGATTCCGAACTGCTCCTGGAGGTTTCGGTTACGCCACAGCGCGCGCGCGAGCTGCTCCCGGTCGGGGAGTTTGCGCAAGCGCTGCGGCACGAGCTGCCGAACATCGTCGGCGTCGTTCCCTTTCGAGCAACCGCGAACTCCAGCGCAGTCCGCATCGCGGGGCCCAAAGAACAGAAGGCGAACTTCGGAGCGGATTGCCTCCGCTATCGCGCTGCCCAAGCCGAGTACCGTGTCAGTGCCGGGTCTTTTTTTCAGGCCAACCGTTTCCTGCTCGACGAAATGGTTGCACTGGTAACGGACGGCCGCAGCGGCGGTTTTGCGCTCGATCTTTACGCCGGCGTCGGATTGTTTTCCCTCGCCCTGGCGCAAAACTTCCGGCAGGTCGCGGCGGTGGAGTCCTCGGAATCGTCATTCTCTGACCTGCGCGCCAATTTGCCCAGAAACGCTGCCGCTTACCGGACTGACGTTCAAAGTTTCCTCACCCAAGTTCCATCCGAAACGCGATTCGACTGCGTCGTCCTCGATCCTCCCCGTGGAGGTTTGGGCGAAAAGGTGGCGCGCGCCGTTGCCGCCATGAAGGCGCAGCATCTGGCTTACGTTTCCTGCGACCCGGCTACGCTGGCGCGCGACCTCGGCATCCTTAACGCCGCCGGCTATCGCATTCGCGAGATTCACCTGCTCGACCTCTTCCCGCAAACGTTCCATATCGAAACTCTGGTGGCGCTGGAGCGCTAA
- a CDS encoding ComEC/Rec2 family competence protein: MQPAVDTPPYERLPAVFAALAFACGILLDSLAWRPPMWWAVAAVTFVLAAIVFFRKHAILAVIAAFCAIAALGCLAAGARNSEASGSLRAQQVTPFLDGSEATITAHVVKDGVVRLLSGDRRQIVEIETEAMDRCGTDTRVGDPCHTLARAGIRLTLYSREESEDAVASETAERHQFLYGERLRFTTRLREPRNFGNPGAWDYRGYLAGRGITALAAVRADRVELLPGFSGTTAGVWTSRARRSILSRVHALWDPQRAALIDAMLIGDTASIHRDTRMAFQRTGVYHILVVSGMNVSILAFVIFWVLRRLRVSDVVSSAVTVVMSLGYACLADLGAPVLRAVLMLSVYLGARLLYRDRAALNAVGIAALVLLAMDPRSLSDPSFQLTFGAVLAIAGIGVPLLRRTSEPYRLALSVIDDPELDLAMPPRAAQFRLDMRLLCGRLAKLTGPWMSRLVVMGIPRIAVATYEVLVISIVAQFALTLPMIVYFHRATVVGLPANAVVVPLTGVLMPAAAAALALSCVSPVLAKPAIMVTAWSLDGITGSIRVLGGLRAADWRVPPPTVMAAASAALAFLFCLWSLRQRRRALVFAGVGALALSALLLTVLPRRPQWTAGVLEITAIDVGQADCALLVTPEGKTLLVDAAGALGPSHSEFDFGEDVIAPYLWSRGITRLDAAVLTHAHADHLGGMATIISTFRPRELWVGPNAPTASYTYLLRHASANNVAVIRRSAGDTFQFGGTGFEVLSPPPGWQVAKNPRNNDSLVLRVRYRNSAALLPADAEKKIERAVLDNGLQPQANLLKVAHNGSLTSSTPQFLDRVHPQFAVISVGYRNSFRHPRPEVLQRLAERGIITYRTDTFGAVGFYLDGEQVKPVLPLHPN; encoded by the coding sequence ATGCAACCGGCTGTTGACACGCCGCCGTACGAGCGTCTGCCCGCGGTGTTTGCCGCGCTGGCATTTGCTTGCGGAATCCTGCTCGACTCGCTGGCGTGGCGCCCCCCGATGTGGTGGGCAGTCGCGGCGGTGACATTCGTTCTGGCGGCAATCGTTTTTTTTCGTAAGCATGCGATCCTGGCGGTGATAGCTGCTTTTTGCGCCATCGCCGCGCTGGGATGCCTGGCCGCCGGTGCTCGCAATTCCGAGGCCTCCGGTTCCCTTCGTGCGCAGCAGGTCACGCCCTTTCTCGACGGATCGGAAGCGACGATCACTGCCCACGTCGTCAAGGACGGCGTTGTACGCTTGCTCTCCGGCGATCGCCGTCAGATCGTCGAGATCGAAACCGAGGCAATGGATCGGTGCGGCACAGATACCCGGGTCGGAGACCCGTGCCACACGCTCGCGCGCGCCGGCATCCGCCTGACCCTCTACTCGCGCGAGGAATCGGAAGACGCCGTCGCCTCTGAAACCGCCGAGCGCCATCAGTTTCTTTACGGTGAGCGCCTGCGTTTTACTACTCGCCTTCGCGAGCCCCGTAATTTCGGCAATCCCGGCGCGTGGGACTATCGCGGATATCTCGCCGGGCGCGGTATCACCGCGCTGGCCGCTGTCCGTGCCGATCGTGTCGAACTGCTCCCGGGTTTCAGCGGCACGACTGCCGGAGTGTGGACCAGCCGCGCTCGCCGCAGCATCCTTTCTCGCGTGCACGCCTTGTGGGATCCGCAGCGCGCCGCGCTGATCGATGCCATGCTCATCGGCGACACCGCTTCCATTCATCGCGACACCCGCATGGCCTTCCAGCGCACCGGCGTGTACCACATCCTGGTGGTCTCGGGAATGAACGTCAGCATCTTGGCTTTCGTGATCTTCTGGGTGCTGCGTCGGCTGCGGGTCAGCGACGTGGTCTCCTCCGCGGTGACGGTTGTAATGTCGCTTGGCTACGCCTGTCTGGCCGACTTGGGCGCGCCGGTCCTGCGCGCCGTCCTCATGCTCTCCGTTTATCTCGGCGCCCGCCTCCTTTACCGCGACCGTGCCGCGCTCAATGCCGTCGGCATCGCCGCCCTGGTGCTGCTGGCGATGGATCCGCGCTCCCTCTCCGACCCCAGTTTTCAGCTGACCTTTGGCGCTGTGTTGGCCATCGCCGGGATTGGCGTGCCACTGTTGCGGCGAACCTCGGAGCCGTACCGTCTCGCCCTGTCAGTTATCGATGACCCCGAGCTCGACCTCGCTATGCCCCCGCGTGCAGCCCAGTTCCGGCTCGATATGCGGCTGCTCTGCGGGCGGCTGGCCAAGCTGACCGGCCCATGGATGTCGCGCCTTGTGGTGATGGGCATTCCGCGCATCGCCGTTGCCACCTACGAGGTGCTCGTGATTTCCATCGTCGCGCAGTTCGCGCTCACGCTGCCGATGATCGTCTATTTTCACCGCGCCACGGTTGTCGGCCTTCCCGCAAACGCCGTGGTCGTGCCTTTGACCGGTGTGCTGATGCCGGCCGCGGCGGCGGCGCTGGCGCTCTCCTGCGTCTCCCCGGTGCTGGCGAAACCCGCGATCATGGTCACCGCTTGGTCGCTGGACGGGATTACCGGCTCCATCCGCGTGCTCGGCGGCTTGCGCGCCGCGGATTGGCGCGTGCCTCCGCCCACAGTCATGGCCGCCGCTTCCGCCGCTTTGGCGTTCCTGTTTTGCCTCTGGTCGCTCCGCCAGCGCCGCCGGGCGCTGGTGTTCGCCGGGGTGGGAGCGCTCGCGCTATCGGCCTTGCTCCTGACGGTGCTTCCCCGCAGGCCGCAATGGACGGCCGGGGTGCTGGAGATTACCGCGATCGATGTCGGCCAGGCGGATTGCGCGCTGCTCGTTACACCCGAAGGCAAGACATTGTTGGTGGACGCCGCCGGCGCGCTTGGCCCCTCGCACTCTGAGTTCGATTTCGGCGAAGACGTGATCGCTCCTTACCTGTGGTCGCGCGGGATCACCCGGCTGGACGCCGCCGTGCTCACCCACGCCCATGCCGATCACCTCGGTGGCATGGCCACCATCATCAGCACCTTCCGCCCGCGCGAACTCTGGGTCGGACCGAACGCGCCGACTGCCTCCTACACCTACCTGCTGCGTCACGCGTCGGCCAACAATGTCGCCGTCATCCGCCGCAGCGCTGGCGACACCTTTCAATTCGGCGGCACCGGCTTCGAAGTGCTCTCACCGCCGCCCGGCTGGCAGGTTGCGAAGAATCCACGCAACAACGATTCGCTGGTTTTGAGGGTTCGCTACCGGAATTCGGCGGCGCTGTTGCCCGCCGATGCGGAGAAAAAGATCGAGCGTGCCGTGCTCGACAACGGGCTCCAACCCCAGGCCAATTTGCTCAAGGTGGCCCACAACGGCAGCCTGACCTCCAGCACTCCGCAATTCCTCGACCGCGTGCATCCGCAGTTCGCGGTCATTTCGGTGGGCTACCGGAATTCTTTTCGGCATCCGCGACCGGAGGTGCTGCAGCGCCTGGCGGAGCGGGGCATCATCACCTATCGCACCGACACCTTCGGCGCTGTCGGTTTTTATCTCGACGGCGAGCAGGTCAAGCCGGTTCTTCCTCTTCACCCGAACTGA
- a CDS encoding DUF2007 domain-containing protein, giving the protein MATKPMPNEELVEVFGAKEESEAMVVSGLLESAGIDCMITATEAPQDVLPGVGDTVVKVSAEDAEEARRIIEEALASGELNADNELSSGEEEEPA; this is encoded by the coding sequence ATGGCCACCAAGCCGATGCCGAATGAAGAGCTGGTCGAAGTGTTTGGCGCGAAAGAAGAGTCGGAAGCGATGGTGGTAAGCGGGCTGCTGGAATCCGCCGGGATTGACTGCATGATCACGGCGACTGAGGCTCCGCAGGACGTGCTGCCCGGGGTCGGTGATACGGTGGTCAAGGTCTCGGCGGAAGATGCGGAGGAGGCGCGCCGGATCATCGAGGAAGCGCTCGCCAGCGGCGAACTGAACGCCGACAACGAACTCAGTTCGGGTGAAGAGGAAGAACCGGCTTGA
- a CDS encoding TonB family protein: MFDQSRPSNRRWNTSLVVSFVVHLVIIFFVARPPHPIFINTPTSVAFGHGGLSTELVYLTQRGANVAGDSASKPEPPRIALKSKARSRPKAAPAASPVTTATDRLTTDQDSRAGSPFGSLAQGLTTGHDVRPALPMVFPNPGILPWQIPSGVEGTVIVEVTIDAQGNVTDTRVLQGLGHGIEDKVVAALRNWRFRPAMIDGRAIASQQDVYFHFPT; the protein is encoded by the coding sequence ATGTTCGATCAATCTCGACCCTCCAACCGCAGGTGGAATACCTCGCTCGTGGTGTCGTTCGTCGTTCACCTGGTCATCATCTTTTTTGTGGCTCGGCCTCCGCATCCCATCTTTATTAACACGCCCACATCGGTCGCCTTCGGACACGGCGGCCTCTCCACCGAGCTTGTTTACCTGACCCAGCGCGGCGCGAACGTGGCCGGCGACTCGGCGTCAAAACCGGAGCCGCCCCGGATTGCGCTGAAGTCAAAAGCGCGCTCCCGTCCCAAGGCTGCCCCCGCCGCCTCGCCTGTGACCACTGCGACCGATCGCCTCACCACCGATCAGGATTCACGCGCCGGATCTCCTTTTGGCTCGCTGGCGCAGGGCCTCACGACTGGTCACGATGTTCGTCCTGCGTTGCCGATGGTCTTTCCCAACCCCGGTATTCTCCCTTGGCAGATTCCTTCCGGCGTGGAAGGCACGGTGATTGTTGAAGTCACCATCGACGCCCAGGGGAATGTCACCGATACCCGCGTGCTGCAAGGTCTGGGCCACGGAATCGAGGACAAGGTTGTAGCTGCCTTGCGCAACTGGCGTTTTCGCCCTGCCATGATCGACGGCCGCGCCATTGCTTCGCAACAGGACGTGTACTTTCATTTTCCCACCTAG
- a CDS encoding PilZ domain-containing protein — MYLVVLCALIAVAVTVWLIMSGEGKSPESRRNNARIPLVVAVELETFGEKYHANSQDISRGGMLLKAEAPVKVAQPLQLTFSLPDACLIEIPAVVCHKRGQLFGVRFDPTHQRRGVIERWVRHAFEEDHRRAAKSGIQQPT; from the coding sequence ATGTACCTGGTTGTCCTATGCGCGCTGATAGCAGTGGCAGTGACGGTCTGGCTGATTATGTCCGGGGAGGGGAAATCGCCCGAGTCGCGGCGAAACAATGCGCGAATTCCGTTGGTGGTGGCGGTGGAACTTGAAACCTTCGGCGAAAAATACCATGCCAACAGCCAGGACATCAGCCGCGGCGGCATGCTGCTGAAAGCGGAGGCGCCGGTGAAGGTGGCCCAACCGCTGCAGTTAACCTTCAGCTTGCCGGACGCGTGCCTGATCGAAATTCCCGCCGTGGTTTGCCACAAGCGCGGGCAACTGTTCGGAGTTCGATTCGATCCCACACACCAGCGACGAGGCGTCATCGAGCGTTGGGTGCGGCACGCATTTGAAGAGGACCACCGGCGCGCCGCGAAATCGGGGATTCAACAACCCACCTGA
- a CDS encoding divalent metal cation transporter, with translation MELWEGERRRGSPKDRGRGRLLNFPDQRSSLEAQQHGWLWRLWHVGPGLVTGASDLDPSAVITATVVGAAYQLSLLWVVLLCVPLLLALFSVTARIGVETRKGVLDLVRENYGRGLAVLLASITIFISMAVIIADLMAVSEAFSVVLNVPRAYMVAVIAFSVWYVLIFRDYRRITKALVIFSLPLYVYVASAFLTGPGFGELLHQVFVPALAHKPHLVDGVVALFGSLLTPYIVLWQTSSRSDPEHQPHRADAYAATLVAAVLGISIMIAAASVLHLSNPADMTIRQAAEALRPAVGSFGTILFAIGIIGSGLVALPVLVASMCYDLAQAMGWRYGLSEHPWEAKSFYMLISVSMIIATLGNFININPIKALYWSMLLAGLLTVPTFLFILIVSNDRRIMRTTNTWWENFWVGAATGGSAGATILYLGIKIFGK, from the coding sequence ATGGAACTCTGGGAGGGAGAGCGTCGAAGAGGATCACCCAAGGATCGGGGGCGCGGACGCCTGCTCAATTTTCCCGACCAGCGTTCTTCCCTCGAAGCCCAGCAGCACGGATGGTTATGGAGACTGTGGCACGTCGGACCCGGCTTGGTGACCGGAGCCTCCGACCTTGATCCCTCGGCGGTCATCACCGCGACCGTCGTCGGTGCCGCCTACCAGCTTTCGCTGCTCTGGGTGGTGCTCCTCTGCGTGCCCTTGTTGCTGGCCTTGTTCTCCGTCACCGCGCGCATCGGGGTGGAGACCCGCAAGGGCGTGCTGGACCTGGTGCGCGAAAACTACGGCCGCGGCCTCGCCGTTTTACTCGCCAGCATCACCATCTTCATCAGCATGGCGGTGATCATCGCCGATCTCATGGCGGTCTCCGAGGCGTTTTCCGTGGTCCTCAATGTGCCGCGCGCCTACATGGTCGCCGTCATCGCCTTTTCCGTCTGGTACGTCCTGATCTTCCGCGATTACCGGCGCATCACCAAGGCGCTAGTCATTTTCTCTCTTCCGCTTTACGTCTACGTCGCATCGGCTTTCCTGACCGGGCCCGGGTTCGGCGAACTGCTGCATCAAGTCTTTGTTCCCGCGCTCGCCCACAAACCGCATCTCGTGGACGGCGTAGTGGCGCTGTTCGGCTCCCTGCTCACTCCTTACATCGTGCTTTGGCAGACCAGTTCCCGCTCCGACCCTGAGCATCAACCCCACCGGGCGGATGCCTATGCGGCCACCCTTGTTGCTGCCGTGCTGGGAATTTCCATCATGATCGCGGCCGCTTCGGTGCTGCACCTCAGCAACCCGGCCGACATGACCATTCGCCAGGCAGCCGAGGCGTTGCGTCCCGCCGTCGGTAGCTTCGGCACCATCCTGTTCGCGATTGGAATTATCGGTTCCGGCCTGGTGGCGTTGCCGGTGCTGGTCGCTTCCATGTGTTACGACCTGGCGCAGGCCATGGGATGGCGCTACGGTCTGAGTGAGCATCCGTGGGAGGCCAAAAGCTTCTACATGCTCATCTCCGTCTCGATGATCATCGCCACCCTGGGAAATTTCATCAACATCAACCCCATCAAAGCGCTGTACTGGTCCATGCTGCTGGCGGGCTTGCTCACCGTGCCCACATTCCTGTTCATCCTGATCGTGTCCAATGATCGCCGCATCATGCGCACCACCAACACCTGGTGGGAAAACTTCTGGGTGGGCGCCGCCACCGGCGGCTCTGCCGGCGCCACCATCCTCTATCTCGGCATAAAAATTTTTGGGAAATGA
- a CDS encoding VWA domain-containing protein, translating into MRHSTVRLRVAAAALSLVTACFALLLVPGAAGQREDDVHLTPREKPAQVAGQALLAHSKPIRSDVNVVLVPVTVTDAKSRPLVSLGKDNFLLYEGEQLQNIRYFSLEDVPISIGVLLDLSKSMSNKIDLAREALGEFFKTANPEDDYFVVTFADRPQVLADTTQSVGTIRAKLADAVASGHTALLDAIYLGLNKLRHARYKRRALLIISDGGDNCSRYRTREIKSLVQESDVEIYAIGIFDSIFKTPEEWAGKRLLSEITQATGGHTVALGNARQLPEVAAAISLELRSQYVLGYQPSNTARDGSWRKIKVRLAPSATPEPAQVYAKHGYQAPEK; encoded by the coding sequence ATGCGCCATTCCACAGTCCGTCTTCGTGTCGCCGCCGCCGCGCTTTCGCTTGTGACCGCCTGTTTCGCTCTCCTCCTGGTTCCCGGTGCCGCCGGGCAAAGGGAGGATGACGTTCACCTGACGCCGAGGGAAAAACCGGCGCAAGTCGCGGGACAAGCCCTATTGGCGCACAGCAAGCCGATCCGCAGCGACGTCAACGTGGTGCTGGTGCCGGTGACGGTGACGGACGCGAAAAGCCGGCCCCTGGTCAGCCTGGGAAAGGACAACTTCCTGCTGTACGAAGGCGAGCAACTGCAGAACATCCGGTATTTCTCGCTGGAAGACGTACCCATCTCGATCGGGGTCCTGCTCGACCTGAGCAAGAGCATGAGCAACAAGATCGACCTGGCGCGCGAGGCGCTGGGGGAGTTTTTCAAGACTGCCAATCCGGAAGACGACTACTTCGTGGTGACGTTCGCGGACCGTCCGCAGGTACTGGCGGACACGACGCAATCGGTGGGCACGATCCGCGCCAAGCTCGCGGACGCGGTAGCCTCCGGGCATACCGCGCTGCTGGACGCGATTTATCTGGGACTGAACAAATTGCGTCACGCGCGTTATAAGCGGCGAGCGCTGCTGATCATCTCCGACGGAGGAGACAATTGCAGCCGCTATCGAACCCGGGAGATCAAGAGCCTGGTGCAGGAATCCGATGTGGAGATCTACGCCATCGGGATCTTCGATTCCATCTTCAAGACGCCCGAGGAATGGGCGGGCAAGCGGCTGCTCAGCGAGATCACGCAAGCCACCGGCGGCCATACCGTGGCGCTGGGAAATGCTCGCCAGCTTCCGGAAGTCGCGGCCGCCATCAGCCTGGAATTGCGGAGCCAGTACGTGCTCGGCTACCAGCCCAGCAACACGGCGCGCGACGGTTCCTGGCGCAAGATCAAGGTGCGACTGGCGCCCTCGGCAACACCGGAGCCGGCGCAGGTCTATGCCAAGCATGGGTACCAGGCGCCGGAAAAATAA
- a CDS encoding outer membrane beta-barrel protein, producing MRRLTAAILLILALSLLAPAVFAQEERGEFGVFADFTRFNNLNNQNFWGAGGNLGFNLSKHVQLEGTMAYDFERNFVSGGSTTLGTIGSFQNTRFRILDGYFGPKFQTGIGPVKGFIAVKPGFMNFGITNQGVATGFVTSVSNVPSGDTHFSLFPSGGLEFFFHHNIGLRVEAGDTMYWQSRFTTSAGNTVSGGVNHNLTVRFGPQIRW from the coding sequence ATGAGGAGACTAACAGCAGCCATCTTGCTGATTCTGGCGCTTTCCCTATTGGCGCCGGCAGTATTCGCACAAGAGGAACGCGGAGAATTCGGTGTCTTCGCCGATTTCACGCGCTTCAACAATCTGAACAATCAAAACTTCTGGGGCGCCGGCGGAAACCTGGGCTTCAACCTCAGCAAGCACGTGCAATTGGAAGGCACGATGGCGTACGACTTCGAGCGCAACTTCGTCAGTGGCGGAAGCACGACGCTCGGTACCATCGGCAGCTTCCAAAACACGAGGTTCCGGATCCTGGATGGCTACTTCGGGCCGAAGTTCCAGACCGGTATCGGCCCGGTGAAGGGTTTCATCGCGGTGAAGCCGGGCTTCATGAATTTTGGAATTACGAACCAGGGGGTGGCGACGGGGTTTGTCACGTCGGTGAGTAACGTGCCCAGCGGCGATACCCACTTCTCCCTGTTTCCATCGGGCGGGTTGGAGTTCTTCTTCCACCACAACATCGGCCTGCGGGTCGAAGCCGGCGACACGATGTACTGGCAGAGCCGGTTTACGACGAGCGCGGGTAATACCGTGAGCGGCGGTGTCAACCACAACCTGACAGTCCGGTTCGGGCCGCAAATCCGCTGGTAA